The Rhododendron vialii isolate Sample 1 chromosome 5a, ASM3025357v1 genome contains a region encoding:
- the LOC131327646 gene encoding uncharacterized protein LOC131327646 → MEAVLTLGVEKLEVIGDSNLVVSQANGDWKVREEKLKPYHQNLKELIPCFNKVTFTHIPRLKNQFADALATLASMVELPLCVKLRPIRIEQRDFPAYLYVNAIDDLRPLKRINSHYEDWLPNTSFVEGSCIGDPIVGCTNSVLMVLKP, encoded by the exons ATGGAAGCCGTACTCACTCTCGGTGTAGAAAAGCTTGAGGTTATTGGCGATTCTAATCTTGTCGTGTCTCAAGCCAACGGGGACTGGAAAGTCCGTGAGGAAAAGTTGAAGCCTTATCATCAGAACTTGAAGGAACTTATCCCTTGTTTCAATAAGGTGACATTCACTCACATTCCCCGCTTGAAAAATCAATTTGCCGATGCCTTGGCAACTctagcttccatggttgaactTCCTCTTTGTGTAAAGCTCCGACCCATCCGGATCGAACAAAGGGACTTTCCCGCCTATTTgtacgtcaacgccatcgatgat CTGAGGCCACTAAAAAGGATCAACTCGCATTACGAAGATTGGCTGCCcaatacatcatttgtggagggAAGTTGTATAGGAGATCCtattgtgggatgcacaaacTCTGTGTTAATGGTTCTGAAGCCATAA